AGAGCCCTTCAAGGCCAGGATCAGCTACGCGGGAATGCCGGGCTTCGCCAACAGTTGCATAGCGGTGGCCGGCGAGCTTGCTCAACGCTTGCAGGCTTCGGGTGGCAAGGGAGTGCGGGTGCGCCACGTGGAAGGCTGCCGGCTGCAGGACGAAGAACGCTGCAATTTTGAGGTCACGTGGAAGTCCGAGGCCGATCCCCGCGGGGCCGAACTGATGGCGGCTTCTTCGCTGCTGGGCGAAGAAGCGCAGGACCTGCTCGTTCCTGAAACAGACGGCGATCTGCGCGAATCCGTGTCGGCCGATAACTGGAACTTTGCCGACGACGCTCAGCCGGGTGAGGACGTCCCCTTGCAGGAAGACGCTCAGCCGGCCGACACCGACGAAGCCACCTTGGCCCACGAAGCAGCGCCGCCCCACGAAATCACGCCGCCGCCCGAGCCGGTGACTGCCCCGGTGACTGCCCCGGTGTCTCCCCCGGTGCAGGAGTCTTTGCAGGAGTCCACCCAGGCGCAGGTGGCCGAGAGCACTGCCGGCGGACTGGCCGAAGTCTTGTCGACCCGGAATGCGTCGGTGACATCGGGCGACGATCTCTTCGGTATGCTCAAGCAACGCCTGGAAGTTGCCGATCACCAAGCGGCACTATACGAGCAGGCCCGCGGTGAGATCGATCTGCTGCGCAGCGAACTCAATCGTGCTGGTGAAGAACACCGTCGCGCTCTTGACGAAGCCGAGCAGCGCATCAGCGAAACCCGCGTGCAGCTGGCGGCGCTCAAGGACAACATCCGCAAGCTGGTATCAGACCGCTGAGCTTTTCCTGCAGGGTGGTACTCGTCGGCCCCCAGGGCGGGGCCAACGTGGGCTCGGTGTGCCGGGCCATTGCCAACATGGGCGGGGCATCCCTGTGCACGGTGAACGAGGAGTTCGATCTTGAGCAGGCTCGCATCATGTCGGTGCACGCGCACCCGGTTCTCGAAGCGCGCCTGCGCTGCTCTTCCCTGCAGGAGGCCGTCGCTGGCTGCACGACGGTGGTGGGTACTACCGCGCGCGAGGGCCCCTACCGCAGCCGTACGAGCGACGTGCGCCAGGTGGCCGCCAGCTTGCTGGCCGAGCACGACCACGGCGACCCGCGGCCGGTAGCGCTCGTGTTCGGGCCCGAGGACCGGGGTTTGTCCAACAGTGAAATCGCCGCCTGTCACCGCTTGGCCTGCATTCCCACCGAGGAGAGTTATCGCTCTCTCAACCTGGCCCAGGCCGTTCTGCTGTGCCTGTACGAACTGCGTCGAGCCGGTGAAGGCAAGTTGCCGACGTCGGGGAGCGATTCCGTTGACGAGCAGCACCCGCGCGCCGACGCCGGCGCCTCCGACGCGGCCATGGAAGCGCTGGAGCAGGCCCTGCTGCAGATCGGTTTTCTGTCCGAAGACAACCCCGGTCACATCATGCAGTCGCTCAGGTCGGTGTTCGGCAGGGCCGGGCTCGATGAACGAGAGCTGCGCATCGTCCGCGGCCTGGCGCGGCAGGTGAGCTGGTTTGCAGAAGGTGGCCGCGAGGTGGCCCTCGCCAAGCGAAAACAGGGCCGCCGCCTGCGCTGAACTGTTCTCTTTGACAACCTGCCGTCGCGGTGCGCCCCTTTGCAAGCGAACAGGGCAGCGACTACCTTGCGGCCACGGAGGAAAGCAATGGTAGTCATAACAGCAAAGTTAAGAGCGGCCGAGAACTGCGAAGACGAGGTGGCCGAAGCGCTCTCGAGCATGGTCAACTGGGTGACCGAAAACGAAGCCGACACCCTGACCTACACCCTCAACCAGTCGGCGTCAGACCCGCGCGACTTTCTCGTGTTCGAACGCTACACGAGCCGCGCGGCACTGGACTCTCACATCGGGTCGGATCGCATGAAGCAACTCAACGGTGAGCTCGGGGGCAAAGTGGAAGGGCCGCCTTCTGTCGAGTTTTACGGTGAAGTTGCCGCCAAGCTCTAGGGCGCAGGAGAGACGGTAGACAGTGGCAGTGATCGCAAGAAAAACCGGGCATTACCTCGAGGATTTCAGGCTGGGGCACGTGTTTCGCCACAAGGGTGGCAAGACGGTGAACGAGGGCCTGTTCAACGCCTTTACCGAGTTCAACTTTACGACCAACGCGCTTTGCAAGAACGCGGAGTTCGCCAGGTTGCACGGCTTCGAGGGGCTGGTCTGTCCGCCGGGCCTGGTTATGAACGTGGTCTTCTCGCAGACGGTAGAAGACATTTCGGAAAACGCGCGCGCCAACCTCGAGTACATCAACATGCGCTTCGGTGCGCCGGTGTACGTGGGCGACACGCTCGAGGCCGAGACCACGGTGGTGGGCATCAAGCCATCGTCCAAGGACAACGACCGCGGTGTCGTACACGTGAGCACGGTTGGCCGCAAGCAGGACGGGCGGGTCGTTATTGCCTTCGAGAGAAAGGTGCAGGTGTGGAAGAAAGACCTGGCCGCCAAGGTCGACGCGGGCGAGCTCGACGAGAAGCCCTCGGTGGAGTGCTCGCCCGAGATCCCGGCCTGGGATCCGGGGGCCGACTACGACTCGCGCGCCTACCTGTCGAGCGACCACGGTTACATGGAGGACTTCACGGCGGGCGACGTCTACGCGCACTCGCGCGGCCGCGTCATGACCGACGAACACATTGCTCTTACGGCTGTGCTCGACAACACCAGCCAGGTGCACTGCAACCAGTTCCTTATTGACCAGAACCCGGAAAAATACATCGGTGGTCGCCTGATCATTTTTGGGGGCATTCCGTTCAATCTCTGCCTGGGCCTGAGCTGTCCCGACATAGCCGACAACTCGCCGGCTGATGTCGTCTACACCACCGGTCGCCATACCGCGCCGCTGTTCGCCGGTGACACGGTTTTTGCCGAGACCGAGATCCGCTCGGTGGGAGACTACCCGGGCCGCGAGGACCTCGGCCTGCTGGCGGTCACGCTCAGGGGTTACAAGCACCGCCCAGCGAAGGAAGGCGAAGACGGGCCGCAACGGGTGGATATTTTTTACCTGGAGCGTGAGCTGGCTGTTCGCCGGCGCAGCCACTACACGGCGTGAGCGCAGGCGGCACGGTTGACGGCCGTGGCCTCGACGGTTGCGTGCTGGTG
Above is a genomic segment from Candidatus Binatota bacterium containing:
- a CDS encoding RNA methyltransferase, with the protein product MRPLSFSCRVVLVGPQGGANVGSVCRAIANMGGASLCTVNEEFDLEQARIMSVHAHPVLEARLRCSSLQEAVAGCTTVVGTTAREGPYRSRTSDVRQVAASLLAEHDHGDPRPVALVFGPEDRGLSNSEIAACHRLACIPTEESYRSLNLAQAVLLCLYELRRAGEGKLPTSGSDSVDEQHPRADAGASDAAMEALEQALLQIGFLSEDNPGHIMQSLRSVFGRAGLDERELRIVRGLARQVSWFAEGGREVALAKRKQGRRLR